A stretch of Polypterus senegalus isolate Bchr_013 chromosome 5, ASM1683550v1, whole genome shotgun sequence DNA encodes these proteins:
- the nktr gene encoding NK-tumor recognition protein isoform X7 encodes MPVPAAKSDQTNLDDSAVQSEQKPTVTKSGRKVKGRGTMRYHTPPRSRSHSKSEDDEESSETPPHWKEEMQRTKTFKPAISEKWSKGDKLNEHFSSKWDDRSAAWSRSCSRSLSHDYYSDHSNERNDQHSKHKKEKKRGKHKKKTKKPKHSKRQKVSKTRQRRDSSVLDEGSSYTSSKRSKVSGGNHRRSRSSTLSSRPLSRKDWSGSDKIRNASLSSRSFHSYTRSKSRSRSYSTSRSRSRSRTASRSKSKSRSRSRSVSRTRKRRSSKSPRYSRASESSKSKIDPPKQIPQNNEKVVATAVTESVPVLPLSDSPPPSRWKPGQKPWKPSYVRIQEIKAKPTTDTFVQTSYAIRNIKEHSSSLYHKSRYSDSERSDYSRNSDRSYRRRRSRSRSSRSRSYSRSYTRSKSRSRSSSASLSPFKYKSHSSCSSRSNSYDSYKGNKTNKSKSRERSTRSCTDTKESSPEGDQYEEDKSVREQKSKSAESSSEYSSDGEHCTVEENTRPSADSEKLKQQDSKSNKGSIIMDQQKEGEPDAELLMDEQKSKSGWDSDSDDSKKPTNFTVLSSELQHMDSGKTDEKASSRKEFPSSKWDSESGTDAENKKVAQDESRCSSGKEEGEASSDTDTEDHHSEYSKASKKSGVITTVDTEGEVKKSPKLTTSTAADGSGYSSGNEKVRRKKKSKHKHKHKKRRSTKYESERGRTKSKNNKTKKKIQRPKETFHWQPPLEFGEEEEEDDTKCKYVPIATRKKTKESKAENLSGLSEKNSLNTEETTKTSTDSRLSQSVPQSAQKMDYVNINEQLSKQVTASGKNPKEERNKTVKSVEHNIRQENMPKAPAKNEPFDDCMELCTSEQNSPSSDDLLQCTDVKNDELVKKKSEEMIINKVKSLQNTAQVMESTDTNASTLSSVLLSNASGETTDGHSQNEMQNVFSDPKWKPLKGLSFDQLGTVNAETKSMDSAGDAGENKPQGLRIEIKSTSKVRPGSLFDEVRKTARMNQRQRNQDSSSEERSPSGEEKSKSRSRTRSRSKSRSASSHRTRSRTVSVSYSRSRSRSYSYSYRSRSYSRSHSRRRYSRDRSRSLSSTYRSYRSRSSKTGSKSRSRSRSYERSRRSRSYTYDSYYSRSRSHSSRRSRGSYRKSRSYGRRSRSYRSYTRSDRSYSKRRSCSETSRYS; translated from the exons AGATATCATACACCTCCACGGTCAAGATCTCATTCTAAATCTGAAGATGATGAAGAAAGCAGTGAGACACCTCCTCACTGGAAAGAAGAAATGCAAAGAACTAAAACCTTTAAACCAGCCATTAGTGAAAAGTGGAGTAAAGGAGACAA ACTTAATGAACACTTTTCAAGCAAATGGGATGACAGGAGTGCAGCATGGTCAAGATCTTGTTCACGATCCTTGTCCCATGATTATTACTCTGATCACAGCAATGAAAGAAATGACCAACACAGTAAgcacaaaaaggaaaagaagagaggaaaacataaaaagaaaaccaagaaGCCAAAACATTCAAAGAGGCAAAAAGTATCCAAAACAAGACAAAGAAGAGATTCCTCAGTGCTTGATGAGGGATCATCTTATACTTCAAGCAAAAGATCCAAGGTTTCAGGGGGAAATCATAGAAGATCTCGATCTTCCACCTTATCATCAAGACCTTTGTCCAGAAAAGACTGGTCAGGATCTGACAAAATTCGTAATGCATCCCTGTCTTCCAGAAGTTTTCATTCTTACACAAGATCAAAAAGCAGATCAAGATCATATTCTACCAGCAGATCAAGGTCCAGGTCTAGGACTGCATCGAGATCGAAAAGTAAATCCAGGTCTAGATCAAGGTCTGTATCAAGAACACGCAAGAGAAGGTCTTCTAAATCACCAAGGTATTCTCGAGCAAGTGAAAGCAGCAAAAGCAAAATTGATCCTCCAAAACAAATACCACAGAATAATGAAAAGGTTGTGGCAACTGCTGTAACTGAGAGTGTTCCTGTGCTTCCGTTAAGTGACAGCCCACCACCTTCAAGGTGGAAACCTGGGCAAAAACCTTGGAAGCCTTCTTATGTTCGCATACAGGAAATTAAGGCCAAACCAACTACAGATACATTTGTGCAAACAAGCTATGCTATAAGAAACATAAAAGAGCACAGCAGTTCTTTGTATCATAAATCTAGGTATTCAGACAGTGAAAGAAGTGATTACTCAAGGAACAGTGACAGAAGCTACAGAAGAAGGAGATCTAGAAGCAGGTCTTCCAGAAGTAGGTCATATAGTAGATCATATACCAGATCAAAAAGTAGAAGTCGCAGCAGTTCTGCATCCCTGTCTCCATTTAAGTATAAGAGTCACTCTTCATGCTCCAGCAGATCTAATTCATATGATTCatacaaaggaaacaaaacaaataaatcaaaatccaGAGAAAGAAGCACCAGGAGTTGTACAGACACCAAAGAAAGTAGCCCTGAAGGTGACCAGTATGAAGAAGACAAAAGTGTTAGAGAGCAAAAGAGTAAATCTGCTGAATCTTCCTCAGAGTATTCTTCGGATGGAGAACATTGCACTGTAGAAGAAAATACTCGACCTAGTGCTGATTCGGAAAAACTAAAACAACAAGACTCAAAGTCCAATAAAGGAAGTATCATAATGGATCAGCAAAAGGAAGGTGAACCAGATGCAGAGTTACTTATGGATGAGCAAAAGTCCAAATCTGGCTGGGACAGTGACAGTGATGATtcaaaaaaacccacaaattttACTGTTTTGTCTTCTGAATTGCAACACATGGATTCAGGTAAAACTGATGAAAAGGCTAGCAGCAGAAAAGAATTTCCTAGCAGTAAATGGGACTCTGAGAGTGGAACTGATGCAGAGAATAAAAAAGTGGCCCAAGATGAATCGAGATGTTCATCTGGTAAAGAGGAAGGGGAAGCCAGCTCAGACACTGACACTGAAGACCATCACTCAGAGTATAGCAAAGCAAGCAAGAAGTCAGGTGTGATAACAACTGTAGACACAGAAGGTGAAGTTAAAAAATCCCCAAAATTGACAACTTCCACTGCTGCTGATGGCTCAGGTTATAGTTCAGGAAATGAAAAAGTCAGACGTAAGAAAAAATCAAAGcataaacacaagcacaaaaaGCGTAGATCAACaaaatatgaatctgaaagagGAAGGACAAAgtctaaaaataacaaaacaaagaaaaaaatccagagaCCAAAAGAAACATTCCATTGGCAGCCTCCATTGGAGTTTGgcgaagaggaggaggaagatgacaCAAAGTGTAAATATGTGCCTATAGCCACaaggaagaaaacaaaggaaagtaAAGCTGAAAATTTGAGTGGTTTGTCAGAGAAAAATAGTCTTAATACTGAAGAAACCACCAAGACTTCAACAGATTCTAGACTGTCGCAGTCTGTTCCTCAGAGTGCACAAAAGATGGACTACGTAAATATAAATGAACAGTTATCAAAACAGGTCACTGCTAGTGGAAAAAACCCCAAAGAAGAAAGGAATAAGACAGTGAAATCTGTGGAGCACAACATTAGGCAAGAAAATATGCCAAAGGCACCTGCAAAGAATGAACCTTTTGATGATTGTATGGAATTATGTACATCTGAACAGAATTCTCCTAGCAGTGATGATCTGCTGCAGTGTACTGATGTAAAGAATGATGAACTGGTTAAAAAGAAATCTGAAGAAATGATTATAAACAAGGTAAAGTCTTTGCAAAATACTGCACAGGTGATGGAGTCCACAGATACTAATGCCAGTACACTTTCCAGTGTGCTTTTAAGTAATGCCTCAGGAGAAACAACAGATGGacattcccagaatgaaatgcaaaatgtattttctgatCCAAAATGGAAGCCTCTAAAAGGGCTTTCTTTTGACCAGCTCGGCACAGTGAATGCTGAAACGAAAAGCATGGATAGCGCAGGAGATGCTGGGGAGAACAAGCCTCAGGGCCTCAGGATAGAAATTAAAAGCACAAGTAAAGTTCGGCCAGGATCCCTCTTTGATGAGGTTCGGAAAACTGCAAGAATGAATCAGAGGCAGAGAAACCAAGATAGCTCAAGTGAGGAAAGATCACCTTCCGGAGAAGAGAAAAGCAAATCTCGAAGCCGAACAAGATCTAGAAGTAAATCTCGATCTGCTTCAAGCCACAGAACGAGGTCAAGGACAGTGTCAGTTTCTTATAGCCGGTCAAGATCTAGGAGTTACAGCTATTCCTATAG GTCTCGAAGTTATTCTCGAAGTCACAGCAGAAGAAGGTATAGTAGAGATCGTTCCAGATCTCTGAGTAGCACTTACAGAAGTTACCGAAGCAGAAG CAGTAAGACTGGCAGTAAAAGTCGTTCCAGAAGCAGATCGTATGAAAGATCAAGAAGATCCAG GTCTTACACATATGACAGCTACTACAGCAGAAGTAGAAGTCATAGCAGTAGAAGAAGCAGAGGCAGTTACCGAAAATCTCGAAGTTATGGCCGAAGGTCTAG atCTTATCGCTCTTACACCAGAAGTGATCGAAGTTACTCCAAACGTCGCAGTTGCAGTGAAACCAGCCGATATAGTTGA